One genomic window of Elaeis guineensis isolate ETL-2024a chromosome 2, EG11, whole genome shotgun sequence includes the following:
- the LOC109505395 gene encoding LOW QUALITY PROTEIN: putative disease resistance protein RGA1 (The sequence of the model RefSeq protein was modified relative to this genomic sequence to represent the inferred CDS: inserted 2 bases in 1 codon; substituted 1 base at 1 genomic stop codon) → MEKIGMMVGELMVSYVFNRLADKVLLLLEDRYDQFTADKTMVEDVKARLPRIRAVIQAAEGRPIRDAALATWLRELKDAAYEADDVLDELEFKXLHYKLRHKRKVSDFASSAVKLLKHFIMSDNELENLKNLVGNLDKIYTNINYIEEQLKDYNSKQRSVTRETSSVIQVIVFGRRRETDMILDVLLASADEPESSMTCGAGTSSYPSLGVLPIVGIGGVGKTTLTQLIYNHERVVKHFELRKWVYVSDNFDVKRISKELVVYDSVYAQIWDDISLDGLLGRLRDATRNKRFLFVLDDVWDETGSKWKELRGVLTSGAKGSMVLVTTQSPIVAEVMGTMDPIDLKSLQEDDFWRLFEHCAFGENNLEEERREKLQTIGRKISEKLHGLPIAGKVVGSLLKSKLNENSWNMILESEWWQNSDVLDNILPSLALSYEHLNANLKQCFAYCSMFPKSYVFEKDRLVQMWMAQGFIQNKNGVRMRMEDIGSQIFEELTSRYFFLPTLNNKYVMHDLIRELAVCVSLDECLVISDEKGEIPETIRHLTLRTDKLDAVMGTCKLQNLRSILFFGDYDSEKFYRFLDGMLSQSKSLRVLDLSYLNVKXRLPDAIGRLLHLRYLDVSCTKIEQLPESICCLCHLQVLNVLSYCSIRLPEDMNKLINLRHLYGEVITPQIRDITRPCYRGMQPTITRS, encoded by the exons ATGGAGAAGATCGGAATGATGGTCGGAGAATTGATGGTATCCTACGTCTTCAATAGACTGGCTGACAAGGTTTTGCTGCTTTTGGAGGACCGGTATGATCAGTTCACTGCTGATAAGACCATGGTGGAGGATGTGAAGGCTAGACTTCCTCGTATCCGGGCCGTGATCCAGGCAGCGGAGGGAAGGCCGATCAGGGACGCAGCTCTGGCCACATGGTTGAGGGAACTCAAAGATGCTGCCTACGAGGCCGACGATGTGCTGGATGAGCTTGAATTCAAATAGCTTCATTATAAGCTGCGCCACAAGAGAAAGGTGAGTGACTTTGCATCCTCTGCTGTTAAGCTTCTCAAGCATTTTATAATGTCCGATAATGAGCTGGAAAACTTGAAGAATCTTGTGGGAAATCTTGACAAGATTTATACCAATATCAATTACATAGAGGAACAATTAAAGGACTACAACTCAAAGCAGAGAAGTGTGACCAGAGAGACCAGCTCGGTTATCCAGGTTATTGTGTTTGGGAGACGCAGAGAGACAGACATGATATTGGATGTCTTGTTGGCTTCAGCGGATGAACCGGAATCTAGCATGACATGTGGGGCTGGGACTAGTAGCTACCCGAGTCTTGGTGTTCTTCCTATAGTAGGCATTGGGGGTGTTGGCAAGACTACTCTGACTCAACTGATTTATAATCATGAAAGAGTAGTAAAGCATTTTGAGCTGAGGAAGTGGGTGTATGTGTCTGACAATTTTGATGTCAAGCGGATTTCCAAAGAGCTGGTTGTATATGACTCGGTATATGCCCAAATTTGGGACGATATTAGTTTGGATGGCCTTCTAGGGAGACTTAGAGATGCTACGAGGAACAAGAGGTTTTTGTTTGTCCTTGATGATGTGTGGGATGAGACTGGTAGCAAGTGGAAAGAACTCCGTGGTGTCTTGACATCTGGAGCAAAAGGAAGCATGGTTCTGGTGACAACTCAAAGTCCAATAGTGGCAGAAGTCATGGGCACGATGGACCCGATAGATTTGAAGAGTCTGCAGGAAGATGACTTCTGGAGACTTTTCGAACATTGTGCTTTTGGTGAAAACAATCTTGAGGAAGAGCGAAGAGAAAAATTGCAAACAATAGGAAGGAAAATATCTGAAAAACTGCATGGATTACCTATAGCTGGAAAGGTAGTGGGAAGTTTATTGAAGTCCAAACTAAATGAGAATTCCTGGAACATGATCTTAGAAAGTGAGTGGTGGCAAAATAGTGATGTTTTAGATAATATCCTTCCATCTCTGGCTTTAAGTTATGAACACTTGAATGCAAATCTAAAGCAATGCTTCGCATACTGCTCCATGTTTCCCAAGAGCTATGTTTTTGAAAAAGATCGGTTAGTCCAGATGTGGATGGCTCAAGGTTTTATTCAGAACAAGAATGGGGTAAGAATGAGAATGGAGGACATCGGAAGTCAGATATTTGAGGAATTAACCAGCAGGTACTTCTTTCTACCAACTCTGAATAATAAGTACGTGATGCACGATCTGATAAGAGAATTGGCAGTTTGTGTTTCGTTGGATGAATGTTTGGTCATTAGTGATGAGAAAGGAGAAATTCCAGAGACAATTCGCCACTTGACTCTGAGGACTGATAAATTGGATGCAGTTATGGGCACCTGTAAACTTCAAAACCTACGGTCCATTTTATTCTTTGGTGATTATGATTCTGAAAAATTTTACCGTTTTCTTGATGGCATGTTAAGCCAATCAAAAAGTCTGCGTGTTTTGGATTTATCTTACTTAAATGTGAA CAGACTACCGGATGCTATTGGTAGGTTATTACATCTACGGTACTTAGATGTCTCCTGCACTAAGATCGAACAGCTGCCCGAATCAATTTGTTGTCTATGTCATCTGCAAGTTTTGAACGTGCTATCATACTGCTCTATTAGGTTGCCAGAAGACATGAACAAATTAATTAACCTGCGGCATTTATATGGAGAAGTTATCacaccccaaatccgggacataacacggccatgctaccgagggatgcagcccacgataacacgaagctaa